The following are from one region of the Deinococcus terrestris genome:
- a CDS encoding transposase, whose product MVELQSTTGAGRSHLPNLLRPAGAGTALDPAVASGGNAPGNPSKITCPLARVGHSGGAGLGKQRKNWPTDTKEHIVLAVLGGQLSVAEAARQHGVNESLIHTWKAQFLEAGRARVLGRTAPVWGLPASPETARGTVKPS is encoded by the coding sequence ATGGTCGAGCTTCAATCCACAACCGGGGCAGGCAGGAGTCATCTCCCCAATCTACTCAGGCCCGCTGGAGCAGGAACGGCCCTTGATCCTGCCGTAGCGTCAGGTGGTAATGCTCCAGGAAATCCTTCCAAAATCACCTGCCCACTTGCGAGGGTCGGGCACTCTGGAGGGGCTGGCTTGGGAAAGCAACGGAAAAATTGGCCGACGGACACCAAGGAGCACATCGTCCTGGCAGTGCTAGGGGGCCAGCTCAGCGTGGCTGAAGCTGCGCGACAGCACGGCGTCAACGAGAGCCTGATTCACACGTGGAAGGCACAGTTCCTGGAGGCAGGCCGTGCCCGCGTCTTGGGCAGAACGGCACCCGTATGGGGCCTGCCCGCCTCGCCGGAGACCGCCAGGGGGACCGTCAAACCGAGCTAG
- a CDS encoding ABC transporter permease, translating to MSKLTAPQLAPIQIPRPADSPGRRFLRSFLKHRLAVIGLLTLIVLGLLAACAPFLTSYTYDGQDFDIIGQPQAPSRTYPMGTDELGRDAFTRVLYGARISLMVGVLSALISTGLGVLIGALSGFYRGSVDTTLMRFTDVMLSIPLLPLVILLSGMMRPSVALLICIIGGLGWMGTARLVRGLFLSLREREYIEASRALGGSNNRIMFRHILPNAIGPIVVSTTLAVGSGIMLESALSFLGMGVQPPTPTWGNLLNNASQWLSGAPWLAIFPGLMILITVLAVNFLGDGLRDALDPRS from the coding sequence ATGAGTAAGCTGACGGCGCCCCAACTGGCCCCCATCCAGATACCGCGCCCCGCGGACAGTCCCGGGCGCCGGTTCCTCCGGAGCTTTCTGAAGCATCGCCTCGCCGTGATTGGCCTGCTGACCCTGATTGTCCTGGGCCTTCTCGCGGCGTGCGCGCCTTTCCTGACGTCCTACACCTACGATGGACAGGACTTCGACATCATCGGTCAGCCGCAGGCACCCAGCCGCACGTACCCGATGGGTACCGATGAGCTGGGACGCGATGCGTTTACCCGGGTCCTGTATGGCGCCCGAATCTCGCTGATGGTCGGCGTCCTGAGCGCACTGATCTCTACAGGACTGGGTGTCCTGATAGGCGCGCTTTCCGGCTTCTACCGCGGGTCTGTGGATACCACGCTGATGCGCTTTACCGACGTCATGCTGAGCATCCCGCTGTTGCCCCTGGTGATCTTGCTGTCCGGAATGATGCGTCCCAGCGTGGCCCTGCTGATCTGCATCATCGGCGGACTGGGATGGATGGGGACGGCGCGGCTGGTCAGAGGCCTGTTTCTCAGCCTCCGCGAACGCGAGTACATCGAAGCCTCCCGTGCACTGGGGGGCAGCAACAACCGCATCATGTTCCGTCACATCCTGCCCAACGCCATTGGTCCGATCGTGGTATCCACGACCCTCGCGGTCGGGTCGGGCATCATGCTCGAATCCGCCCTGTCGTTTCTGGGCATGGGTGTGCAGCCCCCTACGCCCACCTGGGGCAATCTGCTGAACAACGCCAGCCAGTGGCTGAGCGGCGCGCCCTGGCTCGCGATCTTTCCGGGTCTGATGATCCTGATCACGGTGCTGGCCGTGAACTTCCTGGGTGACGGCCTCCGAGACGCCCTCGATCCACGCAGCTGA
- a CDS encoding ABC transporter permease, whose translation MNVNFLLKRLAGMLPLLLGVSLILFGILHLAPGTPLDVYADNPSVSPEALEQMRLALGLDQPAHIQYFHWVRGFLTGEWGYSIRTGQPVTREVVEHLGPTLLLGGTSFLLALLLAVPLGVVSALRRSSAVDYGITFASFLGISMPVFWLALMLQLLFSVQWRLLPSAGMTTIGDGSPLDLARHLILPACILAFANVAGWSRYMRSSMVDVLSQDYVRTAKAKGLPGRQVVYRHALRNALLPMITVIALDFAGIVSGAVITETIFAWPGIGRLFIESMNGRDYPVLLALMMIGSLVLLISNLLSDIAYAIADPRISYE comes from the coding sequence GTGAATGTCAATTTCCTTCTCAAGCGGCTTGCCGGTATGTTGCCGCTTCTCCTGGGCGTGTCCCTGATTCTGTTCGGCATCCTGCATCTGGCACCGGGGACTCCCCTCGACGTCTATGCAGACAACCCGAGTGTCAGTCCGGAAGCCCTGGAGCAGATGCGACTCGCGCTGGGGCTGGACCAGCCGGCCCACATTCAGTACTTCCACTGGGTCCGTGGGTTCCTCACGGGCGAGTGGGGGTATTCCATCCGGACCGGTCAGCCGGTGACCCGTGAGGTCGTGGAGCATCTCGGGCCCACCCTGCTCCTTGGTGGAACCAGCTTCCTGCTCGCGCTTCTTCTGGCTGTGCCCCTGGGCGTGGTCAGTGCACTGCGGCGCTCCAGTGCCGTGGATTACGGCATCACCTTCGCCTCGTTTCTCGGCATCAGCATGCCGGTGTTCTGGCTCGCGCTGATGCTGCAGCTGCTCTTCTCGGTGCAGTGGCGACTGCTGCCCTCGGCCGGGATGACCACCATCGGCGACGGTTCTCCACTCGACCTGGCGCGGCACCTGATCCTGCCGGCCTGTATCCTGGCCTTTGCCAACGTGGCGGGCTGGAGCCGGTATATGCGCTCCAGCATGGTCGACGTGCTTAGCCAGGACTACGTGCGCACCGCGAAGGCCAAAGGACTTCCCGGGCGTCAGGTGGTGTACCGTCACGCCCTACGCAACGCGCTGCTCCCCATGATCACCGTGATTGCCCTCGACTTTGCCGGCATTGTCTCCGGTGCCGTCATTACCGAGACCATCTTCGCGTGGCCAGGGATCGGCCGGTTGTTTATCGAAAGCATGAATGGCCGCGATTACCCCGTGTTGTTGGCGCTGATGATGATCGGATCGTTGGTCTTGCTGATCTCCAACCTGTTGTCAGACATCGCCTACGCCATCGCGGATCCGAGGATCTCGTATGAGTAA
- a CDS encoding IclR family transcriptional regulator has product MSENIQSVERALDLINTIVEAQRPLGIAELSHAMELAPSTIHRMMQTLSSKGYIHQDPSTKRYDIGPEIVQISRSLYLRYDLVRRVRPYLQELVDLTGEAAHLAELYGTTAMYLSQLEPLSMVRMFTTPGSVAPLYCSDVGKLFLADLPPARVDDIIRKTGLRPRTPNTIVDPVQLEAELQQVRDQGHAEDNEEREIGVRCLSAPILNGAGKVIATIGIAGPTARITKIRVPELSGYVKGVAHRAASDLILQPQQDPELRPS; this is encoded by the coding sequence ATGAGTGAAAATATTCAAAGTGTGGAACGGGCTCTCGATCTGATCAACACCATCGTTGAAGCCCAACGTCCACTTGGCATCGCTGAACTCTCTCACGCGATGGAGCTGGCCCCCAGCACCATCCACCGGATGATGCAGACGCTTTCTAGCAAAGGGTATATCCATCAGGACCCCAGCACCAAACGCTACGATATTGGTCCAGAAATCGTGCAGATCAGTCGCTCGTTGTACCTCCGCTACGACTTGGTGCGGCGCGTTCGCCCCTATCTGCAGGAACTGGTTGATCTCACCGGCGAAGCGGCCCATCTGGCAGAGCTCTACGGTACGACCGCCATGTACCTCAGCCAGCTTGAACCCCTCAGCATGGTGCGGATGTTCACGACCCCAGGTTCTGTCGCTCCCCTCTACTGCAGTGATGTCGGCAAGCTGTTCCTGGCCGATCTTCCCCCGGCACGTGTGGACGACATCATTCGCAAAACCGGTCTTCGGCCCCGTACTCCCAACACAATCGTGGACCCGGTGCAGCTTGAGGCCGAGCTACAACAGGTCCGGGATCAGGGCCACGCGGAAGACAATGAAGAGCGTGAAATCGGCGTACGGTGCCTGAGCGCGCCTATCCTCAACGGCGCCGGCAAAGTGATTGCCACCATCGGCATCGCCGGTCCCACTGCGCGAATCACCAAAATCCGTGTGCCTGAGCTTAGTGGGTATGTGAAAGGTGTGGCCCACCGTGCGGCCAGCGACCTGATCTTGCAACCGCAGCAGGACCCAGAACTGAGGCCATCATGA
- a CDS encoding M24 family metallopeptidase, with protein sequence MIATRLEIGAVEYAARRTQLALTLQQQELDLMVVFGPTRVAYLTGFFFAATERPVALLLSSDGAVSVLLPDIEASHFASQCPDLPAPVTYPEYPGGGSGRHPLQVLGAHLRQQFPQARRIAADHDGYENRWGYRGPVLSAVLETPVRVKLELIDDQRAVKSPAEVALIREACRWGDHAHRLMQDAITVGSNELLVSHGASLQATREMLESLGDAYVPKAREGLPANTMFITGANTAYPHGLHRNTGVRVSDVLVTGAYGTVGGYESELERTMHVGEPTLQFVEYFEAMVAAQDVALQAIRPGRTCASVETEVRQFIRDELGLDHLVRHHTGHAFGLEGHEHPFLDLDDPTPILPGMIFSVEPGLYVPDLAGFRHSDTIVVTEDGAERLSLYPRDLDSLIIHPA encoded by the coding sequence ATGATCGCGACCCGACTTGAGATCGGTGCAGTCGAGTATGCAGCCAGGCGTACGCAGCTCGCCCTCACTTTGCAGCAACAGGAACTCGACCTGATGGTCGTGTTTGGCCCCACCCGTGTGGCTTACCTGACAGGCTTTTTCTTTGCGGCCACCGAGCGCCCTGTCGCGCTGCTTCTCAGCAGCGACGGGGCAGTGAGCGTGCTTCTTCCGGACATCGAAGCCAGCCATTTCGCCTCTCAATGCCCGGATCTGCCTGCTCCGGTTACCTACCCGGAATATCCTGGGGGCGGGAGCGGCCGACATCCTCTTCAGGTGCTGGGTGCGCACCTGCGCCAGCAGTTTCCACAGGCACGACGTATTGCGGCGGACCATGACGGCTATGAGAACCGGTGGGGTTACCGTGGTCCCGTGTTATCCGCTGTGTTGGAGACGCCGGTTCGAGTCAAGCTTGAGTTGATCGACGATCAACGGGCCGTGAAAAGTCCCGCCGAGGTTGCCCTCATCCGTGAGGCTTGCCGCTGGGGCGACCATGCACACCGGTTGATGCAAGACGCCATCACTGTGGGCAGCAATGAACTGCTGGTGTCCCATGGAGCCAGTCTGCAGGCCACCCGCGAGATGCTGGAATCGCTCGGCGACGCCTATGTGCCGAAAGCCCGAGAGGGTCTGCCTGCCAATACCATGTTCATCACCGGTGCCAACACCGCTTACCCCCACGGCCTGCACCGCAACACGGGCGTGCGTGTCAGCGATGTTCTTGTCACTGGTGCCTACGGGACTGTTGGTGGGTACGAGAGTGAACTTGAACGCACCATGCACGTGGGTGAGCCAACGCTCCAATTTGTGGAGTATTTCGAGGCTATGGTGGCTGCCCAAGATGTCGCATTGCAGGCAATCCGGCCGGGCCGTACGTGCGCTTCCGTTGAAACGGAGGTTCGGCAGTTTATTCGTGACGAGCTCGGCCTTGACCATTTGGTGCGTCATCACACCGGGCATGCCTTCGGCCTAGAAGGGCACGAGCACCCCTTTCTGGACCTGGATGATCCGACCCCCATCCTCCCCGGCATGATTTTTTCGGTTGAGCCTGGTTTGTATGTACCTGACTTGGCCGGCTTCCGGCACTCGGATACCATCGTGGTCACAGAGGACGGGGCAGAGCGGCTCAGTCTCTACCCCCGCGACCTGGACAGCCTGATCATCCACCCCGCGTAG
- a CDS encoding Gfo/Idh/MocA family protein, which yields MTAMGARLGVGVIGAHAWAESAHLPGYQAYDRARLVAICDTVPERAQRLAEKFGAERVYTDYRDLLNDPDVQMVDVCTPTDTHLPLSLAAIRAGKHVLSEKPLAHDARDAFMAAREADLAGVRTKLGFTFRYSPAIRQVQRWIADGTLGEIFHVHGLEQNSQFLDPEYPLRQVPEGADFTQLIPSSVVGYGSHLLDLVRWCAGDYRSVIGSMRNFVPERVVRGYEGLQRINVEDGTVALAEFVSGAHGMLQTSYIAVGNYPGVELRVYGSKGAAVARLVEENGVAETLRFATPDAVEFREVALPDSAYPPGTTLHTPWPELYYRNLVRHFVDEILDGTPAECTFYDGAKSQEAVNAIVQSHRERRWVDLPLAETGVLT from the coding sequence ATGACCGCCATGGGTGCTCGCCTCGGGGTCGGCGTGATCGGGGCACACGCCTGGGCCGAATCGGCCCACCTTCCCGGCTACCAGGCCTATGACCGCGCGCGGTTGGTCGCGATCTGCGACACCGTGCCGGAACGTGCCCAGCGCCTGGCCGAGAAGTTCGGTGCCGAGCGGGTGTACACCGACTACCGTGACCTGCTGAACGATCCGGACGTGCAGATGGTGGACGTGTGCACCCCCACCGACACGCACCTGCCCCTGAGCCTCGCCGCGATCCGGGCAGGGAAGCATGTCCTGTCCGAAAAGCCCCTCGCGCACGACGCCCGTGACGCCTTCATGGCGGCCCGTGAGGCGGACCTCGCCGGCGTCCGGACCAAGCTCGGATTCACCTTCCGGTATTCGCCCGCCATCCGTCAGGTGCAGCGCTGGATCGCGGACGGCACCCTCGGTGAGATTTTTCATGTGCATGGCCTGGAGCAGAACTCCCAGTTCCTGGACCCGGAGTACCCACTGCGGCAGGTGCCCGAAGGCGCGGACTTCACCCAGCTGATTCCGTCGTCGGTGGTGGGCTACGGCTCACATCTCCTCGATCTGGTGCGCTGGTGCGCTGGGGACTACCGGAGCGTCATCGGAAGCATGCGCAACTTCGTACCTGAGCGCGTTGTGCGAGGCTATGAGGGATTGCAGCGCATCAATGTCGAGGACGGCACCGTCGCCCTGGCTGAATTCGTGAGTGGCGCACACGGAATGCTGCAGACGTCGTACATCGCTGTGGGCAACTACCCGGGCGTGGAACTGCGGGTGTACGGCTCGAAAGGTGCGGCCGTCGCCCGCCTCGTGGAGGAAAACGGGGTGGCCGAAACCCTGCGCTTCGCCACGCCGGATGCGGTGGAGTTCCGGGAAGTGGCGTTGCCGGACAGCGCCTACCCACCCGGAACCACCCTCCATACGCCTTGGCCGGAACTGTACTACCGCAACCTCGTGAGGCATTTCGTGGACGAGATCCTGGACGGGACGCCTGCGGAATGCACCTTCTACGATGGGGCGAAAAGCCAGGAGGCGGTCAACGCCATTGTGCAGTCTCACCGTGAACGCCGTTGGGTGGACCTTCCCCTGGCCGAGACCGGGGTGCTGACGTGA
- a CDS encoding integrase core domain-containing protein: MQQQAHLERIREAALEHPTYGYRRLHQVLARSAAQELSAPGHLGLHTIRLALGELNLQPPLARKTRKKAVPAVSEALWPAGRRVQVDATRFSLGDGICWAYLVLDVETRCLLHLHVVRSLSASSAVTALHTGLRVLRDLGITEEVLVMTDGGSDFTSTAFQDACQEVGSWVRAKVSQKGGMGILERTNRTLKYEFVFREDFASMQELRDGTVRFRDWYNQVRLHSALGYTCPWAKLLEVAKSRNAA, from the coding sequence GTGCAGCAGCAGGCCCACCTGGAACGAATTCGTGAGGCTGCCCTGGAACATCCCACTTATGGCTATCGGCGCCTTCATCAGGTGCTGGCTCGGTCGGCAGCCCAGGAGCTGTCTGCTCCTGGGCACCTGGGGCTGCACACCATCCGCCTGGCCTTGGGGGAACTGAATCTTCAGCCCCCACTGGCCCGGAAAACCCGGAAGAAGGCCGTCCCAGCCGTCAGCGAAGCCTTGTGGCCCGCGGGACGTCGAGTTCAGGTGGACGCGACTCGGTTCAGCCTGGGAGATGGAATCTGCTGGGCTTACCTGGTGCTGGACGTAGAGACGCGGTGCCTGCTGCACCTCCACGTCGTCCGCAGTCTTTCAGCCAGCAGCGCGGTGACCGCGCTGCACACGGGTCTCCGGGTCCTGCGGGACCTGGGCATCACAGAGGAGGTGCTGGTCATGACCGATGGCGGCTCGGATTTCACCTCGACGGCCTTTCAGGACGCCTGCCAGGAGGTGGGGAGTTGGGTGCGGGCGAAGGTATCCCAGAAGGGGGGAATGGGCATTCTGGAGCGCACCAACCGAACGCTGAAATACGAGTTCGTCTTCCGCGAGGACTTCGCGAGCATGCAGGAATTGCGCGATGGGACCGTCCGATTCCGTGACTGGTACAACCAGGTCAGGCTCCACTCCGCTTTGGGGTACACCTGTCCCTGGGCTAAGCTGCTGGAAGTGGCGAAGTCTCGCAACGCTGCTTGA
- a CDS encoding transposase, with translation MKTRQFSEDQIIKLLQDAKKGDKPVEELCRDLGCSTASYYTWKKKYGDTTPDEAKRRLGQNSTRMGLGRFVAWRRRTLVSCGSSVSSAWRLTP, from the coding sequence GTGAAAACCCGTCAGTTCTCCGAAGACCAGATCATCAAGCTACTCCAGGACGCCAAAAAGGGCGACAAACCGGTCGAGGAGCTGTGCCGCGACCTGGGATGCAGCACCGCGTCCTACTACACCTGGAAGAAGAAGTACGGCGACACTACCCCCGACGAAGCCAAACGGCGTCTTGGCCAGAACAGCACCCGTATGGGGCTTGGCCGCTTCGTCGCTTGGAGAAGGAGAACGCTCGTCTCCTGCGGATCGTCGGTCAGCAGCGCTTGGAGATTGACGCCATGA
- a CDS encoding ketopantoate reductase family protein: protein MRITIIGSGAIGGLAGAWLTQAGHDVTLTDRWTEHVDAMQQGGLRINGVRGEHTIPVKAVHPHELQGPLEAVLIATKSQHTLDALESVLPLFGPDTFVVSFQNGFNEPDIIERLQAEGLGGAERVMGSIPNYGGALVDPGCLEFVHEGPIQLGEMTGERTPRLEQLATALGALTEVQVSDNIWGQIWAKEVYSAQVVFSALVDAPVSETLGVERYARVAGAIVREALDIAEANGITVEAFDFFDPANYRPRTPEDTQKLLSNIQHAIWLLKKDQKPNLHQFKKKGSGIWWDIVYRHRPSEVRSSNGKLVTFGAQAGVDARLNAKLCDMIYEIEDGTRQLGYHNYDELEAYVHGLGKALP, encoded by the coding sequence ATGCGAATCACCATTATCGGTTCCGGCGCCATCGGCGGTCTTGCCGGCGCCTGGCTGACCCAGGCTGGACACGACGTCACCCTCACGGACCGGTGGACGGAACATGTGGACGCCATGCAGCAGGGCGGCCTGCGGATCAACGGTGTGCGCGGTGAACACACCATTCCCGTCAAGGCCGTGCACCCGCATGAGCTGCAAGGCCCCCTGGAGGCGGTGCTGATCGCCACCAAGTCGCAACATACCCTGGACGCCCTCGAAAGCGTGCTGCCGCTGTTTGGGCCGGATACCTTCGTGGTTTCCTTTCAAAACGGCTTCAACGAACCGGACATCATCGAGCGCCTCCAGGCAGAAGGGCTCGGCGGCGCCGAACGTGTCATGGGATCGATCCCCAACTACGGCGGGGCTCTGGTCGACCCGGGCTGCCTGGAGTTCGTGCACGAGGGCCCCATCCAACTGGGTGAGATGACCGGCGAACGCACGCCACGGCTCGAACAGCTGGCCACCGCACTGGGCGCCCTTACAGAGGTCCAGGTGAGTGACAACATCTGGGGTCAGATCTGGGCCAAGGAGGTGTACAGCGCGCAGGTGGTCTTCAGCGCGCTCGTCGACGCGCCAGTGAGCGAGACCCTGGGTGTGGAGCGGTACGCGCGGGTCGCGGGCGCGATCGTTCGTGAGGCGCTGGACATCGCCGAGGCCAACGGCATCACCGTCGAAGCCTTCGACTTCTTCGACCCGGCCAACTACCGGCCGCGCACACCCGAGGACACCCAGAAGCTGCTGTCGAACATTCAACACGCCATCTGGCTGCTGAAAAAAGACCAGAAACCCAACCTGCACCAGTTCAAGAAAAAAGGCTCGGGGATCTGGTGGGACATCGTGTACCGGCACCGGCCCTCCGAGGTGCGGTCGTCCAACGGCAAGCTGGTGACGTTCGGCGCTCAAGCTGGGGTAGATGCCCGGCTCAACGCCAAGCTGTGCGACATGATCTACGAGATCGAGGACGGGACCCGCCAGCTCGGCTACCACAACTACGACGAGCTCGAGGCGTATGTCCACGGTCTCGGAAAGGCGCTGCCATGA
- a CDS encoding DUF885 family protein — protein MTDASSLAEDYLRLHAQFRPVDATFMGLPGHDHQLPPAGPDSVDAELDALRALRARVETAPEPTSSGTRLDARLLNAQLALGEAELQRAPRLHNPAWATGEAAFSVISLLLPGAPGNPTERGDALRVRLEALPGFLGQARAHLQGRAAPQDWTERGRREACAAATLLEDGLPRHPLWHTDLQAPAFRAARALRAHADELAELAPVDDVACGEAHLDFLMRVGHGLSFGPREALEQATLAFERLTQELEHDAARLDPSRSWQEQLAALEHDTAEEGGVLDTYRVWHERALEAASGLVTPERTYTLDYRTTPDWAVGTADLYFLFYRSPAPRRPGSGSVYWVFPPGEDMGAYLRAHNTSAIKLIHAVHHGSIGHHTHNARAREAASVLARVAGTDCASGIAMLGAGTSVEGWACYAEDLLLEAEGFYTPAEALLLKSYERRNAASCMADIKLHLGEWSLEEMRVFYRDRANFAPARIWSETTRNSMFPATRLMYWLGTEAIKNLRTELNLPARVFHDALLAHGHAPMSWIAEEMRHTRAQETV, from the coding sequence GTGACGGACGCTTCTAGCCTGGCGGAGGACTACCTCCGCCTGCATGCGCAGTTTCGCCCTGTGGACGCGACCTTCATGGGCCTGCCTGGCCATGACCACCAGCTTCCGCCGGCAGGTCCCGACAGCGTGGACGCGGAGCTCGATGCCCTGAGGGCCCTGCGCGCCCGGGTTGAGACCGCCCCCGAGCCCACCTCCAGCGGCACCCGGCTCGATGCGCGGCTCCTGAACGCGCAGCTCGCTCTGGGAGAGGCGGAACTCCAGCGGGCGCCGAGGCTGCACAACCCGGCCTGGGCTACCGGGGAAGCTGCCTTTTCGGTGATTTCCCTGCTGTTGCCCGGAGCACCTGGAAACCCTACCGAACGCGGAGACGCCCTGCGGGTGCGCCTGGAAGCCCTGCCCGGCTTTCTGGGTCAGGCCCGCGCGCACCTGCAGGGCCGCGCTGCGCCGCAGGACTGGACCGAGCGGGGCCGGCGTGAGGCCTGTGCCGCCGCGACCCTGCTGGAAGACGGATTGCCGCGTCATCCGTTGTGGCACACCGACCTGCAAGCGCCTGCATTCCGCGCAGCACGGGCCTTGAGGGCGCACGCGGACGAGCTCGCCGAGCTGGCCCCTGTGGACGACGTCGCCTGCGGAGAAGCGCATCTGGACTTCCTGATGCGGGTGGGGCATGGGCTATCGTTCGGGCCACGGGAGGCGCTCGAACAGGCCACGCTCGCGTTTGAGCGCCTCACGCAGGAGTTGGAGCACGACGCCGCCAGGCTCGATCCCAGTCGATCGTGGCAGGAACAGCTCGCCGCACTGGAGCACGACACGGCTGAGGAAGGCGGCGTGCTCGACACCTACCGCGTCTGGCACGAACGTGCCCTCGAGGCCGCGTCGGGACTCGTGACGCCCGAGCGCACCTATACTCTCGACTACCGGACCACACCCGACTGGGCGGTCGGTACGGCGGATCTGTACTTCCTGTTCTACCGTTCGCCCGCCCCCCGCCGTCCAGGGTCCGGCAGCGTGTACTGGGTGTTCCCTCCGGGCGAGGACATGGGCGCCTACCTGCGGGCGCACAACACCAGCGCCATCAAACTGATTCACGCCGTCCACCACGGCAGCATCGGCCACCACACCCACAACGCCCGGGCCCGCGAGGCCGCCAGTGTGCTGGCCCGGGTGGCGGGGACGGACTGCGCGAGCGGCATTGCCATGCTGGGGGCGGGCACCAGCGTCGAGGGCTGGGCCTGCTACGCCGAGGACCTGCTGCTGGAAGCGGAAGGCTTCTATACCCCGGCGGAGGCGCTGCTGCTCAAAAGCTATGAACGGCGCAACGCCGCTTCGTGCATGGCGGACATCAAACTGCATCTTGGAGAGTGGAGCCTGGAGGAGATGCGCGTGTTCTACCGCGACCGCGCGAACTTTGCCCCGGCCCGGATCTGGAGCGAAACCACCCGCAACTCCATGTTTCCGGCCACCCGCTTGATGTACTGGCTCGGCACCGAGGCCATCAAGAACCTGCGCACCGAACTCAACCTCCCCGCCCGCGTTTTCCACGATGCGCTGCTGGCCCACGGCCACGCGCCTATGTCCTGGATCGCGGAGGAAATGCGTCACACGCGCGCCCAGGAGACCGTATGA
- a CDS encoding peptide ABC transporter substrate-binding protein codes for MAKQQRHQYSTFRNSVRTALLSTILLGGMAAAQQRGGTLTVGLSYDIDTLNVYSTGFLHDAVAPVIEGLLAPDKNAKYVPVLAREVPTVRNGGIKVAADGKTMVITYKLRPNVKWHDGKPFTSADVKFTWEAVKNPKFIAESKSGTEDISRIETPDPLTAVVYYKRVAPDFASTLFTFGILPRHALIGKDLNTDVYNTKPLGTGPFIVKEFRRGQYVALVRNPNYWRKDAKGQSLPYLDAMNFKIIPDSNTLVAQLRSGEVQMAYNVPYAQVKQLDALAGMKVVQNKVLSWQHLDFNFKGPAALRDIAVRQAFAHAINRGAISKALGGYPQVIDSVVVPVFDTYNRNVPRYPYSVTRANAILDAAGYRRGADGIRAKNGQRLSFRIMVQAGRANDEVAQQVIIANLKAVGIELKPDNKSGVAFREARYNGSYDIWYGGWITSADPVYSVFFGSKGVNNGQAYSNPRIDQLLTRAESTLDATAQRTALLAFQTELMKDLPSLPLTTNISMIAVTDKLVNFVPNPTNMTNFVDVAEWYLRR; via the coding sequence ATGGCGAAGCAACAGCGGCACCAGTATTCCACGTTCCGAAATTCAGTCCGCACCGCATTGCTGTCTACCATTCTGCTGGGCGGAATGGCTGCGGCGCAGCAACGGGGAGGGACACTGACGGTCGGCCTCAGCTACGACATCGATACCCTGAACGTGTACAGCACCGGCTTCCTACATGATGCTGTCGCTCCTGTGATCGAAGGCCTCCTTGCCCCAGATAAGAACGCCAAATACGTGCCGGTATTGGCCCGCGAAGTCCCTACGGTCCGCAACGGCGGGATCAAGGTCGCGGCAGACGGTAAAACCATGGTCATCACCTACAAGCTCAGGCCCAACGTCAAATGGCATGATGGCAAGCCCTTTACGTCCGCCGACGTCAAATTCACGTGGGAAGCCGTCAAGAACCCGAAGTTTATTGCAGAGAGCAAGTCTGGTACCGAGGACATTTCGCGGATCGAGACGCCTGACCCTCTGACCGCCGTCGTGTACTACAAGCGCGTCGCCCCCGACTTCGCCAGCACACTGTTTACCTTTGGGATTCTGCCTAGGCACGCGCTGATCGGCAAAGACCTCAACACGGACGTCTACAACACGAAGCCGCTCGGCACCGGACCTTTTATCGTCAAAGAGTTCCGGCGTGGGCAATACGTCGCGCTGGTTCGCAACCCCAACTACTGGCGCAAGGATGCCAAGGGCCAGTCTCTGCCCTATCTCGACGCCATGAACTTCAAGATCATCCCGGACAGCAACACGCTGGTTGCCCAGTTGCGCTCCGGTGAAGTTCAGATGGCATACAACGTGCCGTACGCACAGGTCAAACAGTTGGACGCCCTCGCAGGGATGAAAGTCGTGCAGAACAAGGTGCTGTCGTGGCAACACCTCGACTTCAACTTCAAGGGTCCAGCCGCGTTGCGTGACATCGCGGTCCGTCAGGCCTTTGCGCACGCCATCAACCGCGGCGCCATTTCCAAGGCGCTCGGAGGCTACCCGCAGGTGATCGACAGCGTGGTCGTGCCGGTCTTCGACACGTACAACCGGAACGTCCCACGGTATCCCTACAGCGTGACCCGGGCCAACGCCATCCTGGATGCGGCGGGCTACCGGCGCGGCGCCGACGGCATTCGTGCCAAGAACGGGCAGCGCCTCAGCTTCAGGATCATGGTGCAGGCTGGCCGCGCCAATGACGAGGTGGCGCAGCAAGTCATCATTGCCAATCTCAAGGCCGTCGGCATCGAGCTCAAACCCGATAACAAGTCGGGGGTCGCCTTCCGTGAAGCACGCTACAACGGCAGCTACGACATCTGGTACGGCGGCTGGATCACCTCCGCCGATCCGGTCTACAGCGTGTTCTTCGGCAGCAAGGGCGTCAACAATGGCCAGGCCTACAGCAACCCCAGGATCGATCAACTGCTGACCCGGGCAGAGTCCACCCTGGATGCGACCGCCCAGCGCACAGCACTGTTGGCCTTCCAGACCGAGCTGATGAAGGACCTGCCCTCACTGCCGCTTACCACGAACATCTCCATGATTGCGGTGACCGACAAACTCGTCAATTTTGTACCGAACCCGACCAACATGACGAACTTTGTCGATGTAGCCGAGTGGTATCTGCGCAGGTAA